AGAATTACATAAAAATAACGAAGTCACCACTACAGGATATTTTTTAATTCAGGCGGTGATATGTCTATAAAACATCAATATCATTTAGATAAGGATGTTTTTTACGTTATTCACGTAGATGATGATATTCTTGAGTTAAGAAGCTTAGCAAGAAATTTGCAAACTAATAAAAATAATTTAAAAATTTTAATAACTTCTTGTTTAAATGCAATGGAATTTAAGAGCGCATTAAACAAACTAAAAATTCTAGATTTTGTTATTTTAGATATTCATCTTTCTGAAAAAGAAAATATTACTGGTATTTCATTGGTGAAAGAAGTAAAAAGATTTCATCCCAATGCAATAATATTAATGAGTTCTAATTTAGATGATCCTGCCACAATTTTGCAAAGTCTAAGAGCTGGTGCTGACGAATTTATTTCTAAAAAAATAAATAATCAAAATCTACTAGAGAAATTACTTCTTATAAGATCAACAATTTTTAATAAAAGAGGAATTATAGGATTAGATAAAAAAGAAAAAAATTTAAGTAAAAAATTTTCTGGAGAAACTATTAAAAAAATTAGTAGAAGAATTCCACAAATTGTAAATTCAGCAATAACATCTGTTTATATTGAAGGAGAATCAGGTACTGGTAAAGAAGTTGTTGCTGAATTATTTGAAGATTATATAAAAGGATTACCTTTTGTAAAAATGAATTGTGGAAGTATTGCTGCAAATTTAGTAGAGAGCGAATTATTTGGTTACGTTAAAGGAGCCTTCACCGGTGCATTAACAAATAAAGTTGGATTGCTTGAGGCGGCTTCTGGTGGTTGGTTGTTTTTAGATGAAGTTGCAAGTTTGTCTGATAGTGCGCAAATGGCATTGTTAAGAGCTATCGAAAATCAAGAAGTAACAAGAATTGGTGATTCCGCTTCAAGAAAAATTAATGTTCGTTTTATAGCTGCATCAAATGTTTCTTTATGGGATATGGTTCAAGAAAATAAATTTCGTAATGACTTATGGCAGAGATTGTGTGAAACAGAAATTTATTTAAAACCTTTGCGAGAACGAAGATCTGAGATACCAGATTTAATATTATTTTTTTGTAAAACTATGCGAGGAGGTCCTTATAGTATTGAAGAAACTGCTTTAAATGTATTATGCCAGCTTCCTTGGATAGAAGGTAACGTTAGAGAATTAAGAAACTGTCTTAGAGCAATGACAGAACATCAAGTTAACAAAATATTAACTCCCTTAGGAATTCCTGAAAGAATACTTATGAAAAATAATGATAATTATTATTTTCTCAATAAGAGAGAAAATTCAGGTTTTATAAAATTATTTTATAAGGATAATGCTGGAGAATATTATAAGTATGAAGAATTAGAAGAGCAACTTTTTGAGAAAATATTTAAGCAATATAATTCAGAAAGTAAAAAAAGTATTTCAGAATTTTCAAAAACATTTGGATTAGCAAGAAGTACTGTTCAAATTAAAATAAAGAAAATAAAAAAGGACTAAATTAAGTAATCAAGAAAATTTAAAATAATTTTAAGGAGACAATTGTTCTTCAGAATATTCTTCTTCTTTTTCTGACCATTTACTTTGATATTTATTTTTTTTATTCATAATGTTATATACATCTTGCATATATTCCCTATTTCCAGCTCTTTTTTCAATCATAGCTAAATGCATTTTTAAGCAATCAAAAGTATTATAAGTTGCATTTATTACAACATCAGATTGTTCATAGGCATCTCTTCTCTTGATATAGAGATCGTTAACCATTTTTTGTACTTCTTCTAAAGATTGGCAATGGGAAAACATAGGCCTGGTTTCTTTTTGGACAAAAATTCTTTTCGCAATTTCGGTTAAATCCAGATCAAGCATCACAATCAACCCTAATTTTCTAGCAAAAGCGATTGATTCAGGTTTTAATAATGTTCCTCCACCAAATGCTATTACAAAATTGTGCCTGCGTTCTAATTTAAGAAGAATTTTTTCTTCTAAGTTTCTAAAGCCTTCTTCTCCTTCTTGTGAAAAAATTTGGGGTATTGTTTTTTTTGTTGTTGATTCTATAAAAGCGTCAAAATCTAGGAAAAAGCGTTCACTATGCTGAGCATAGAGTTTACCAAAAGTTGTTTTGCCAGTTGCTGGCATCCCTGTTAATATGATATTTCTAAATCTTTTAGCCCAATATTTTGTCATTTTTTACCTCATGCTTTACTTCTCAATTTTTAAAAGATTGCTCAAGCAGAAAAACATTAGTAAACTATATTTTAAGAAAAAGTAATACAGTTTATATTAATTTTGCCTTTTTTTTTCTAATTATGGAAAGGAATTTTTATGCCCTTAAGAAGTATTTTGTCATTTTTATCATTAGCTTCCCTTCTAATAGCAGGTAATTCATTTGCTGCAGAAGGGCATCACTGGAGATACATTGGGCAAGGGGGACCTGCTGAATGGGGTAAACTATCCCCAGATAATAAGGCTTGTTCAATGGGAAAAAGACAATCTCCAATTGATATCAATGATGGAAATAAAAAAGAAAATAAATCCCTTCCACAACTTATGTTTTCTTATATAGCAGCTCCTTTAAAAATTCTAAATAATGGCCATACAATTCAGATGAATTATCCACAAGGAAGTAAAGTAACGATAGGCCCTTCTACTTACGATCTTCTACAATTTCATTTTCATACTCCAAGTGAGCATGCATTTAATGGTAAAAGAACTGAATTAGAAGTTCACTTTGTTAATAAAGGAACAGATGGAAGTTTAGCAGTTGTTGGTATATTGATGAAAAAAGGTAAGAAAAATAGTGAACTTGAATCATTATTTAATAAAATGCCAAGTCAAGCAGGAAAAGAAGATGCAATTGAAAATTCAACTATAAATCCAAATGCACTTTTACCAAAAGATAAAGACTACTATACATATCAAGGATCATTAACTACTCCTCCATGTTCAGAAATAGTTACTTGGTATGTTATAAAGGATAAAATTGAAGTTTCAGAAGAACAAATTAAAAAATTTCAAAAATTATTTCCTATGAATGCTCGTCCATTACAATCTATCTCTTCTCGTATTGTTGAGGAAAAAGATTAAATATGAAAGATGGTGATTACTTTGTTGGAATTGATGGAGGAGGAAGCAAAACGCACCTTCGAATTGTTTCTGCCTCCGGCAAAGTAATTGCTGAATCATTCGCAGGACCCGCTAATATTCGTTTGTCAGTTGACACTGCAATCCAATCTATTACTGAGGCTTTAAATATAGCAGCTAAAATAGCTAATATTTCTCAAATGCAGCTAAAAAACTTTCAAACAGGAATTGGAGTTGCTGGTTATGAAGTACAAACTGCCAGAGAAGAGTTTTTAAATAAAATACAACAAATAGGAATTCACCAGTATAAACTTCAATCCGATGCATATATCGCATGTCTCGGTGCACA
This is a stretch of genomic DNA from Pigmentibacter ruber. It encodes these proteins:
- a CDS encoding sigma-54-dependent transcriptional regulator codes for the protein MSIKHQYHLDKDVFYVIHVDDDILELRSLARNLQTNKNNLKILITSCLNAMEFKSALNKLKILDFVILDIHLSEKENITGISLVKEVKRFHPNAIILMSSNLDDPATILQSLRAGADEFISKKINNQNLLEKLLLIRSTIFNKRGIIGLDKKEKNLSKKFSGETIKKISRRIPQIVNSAITSVYIEGESGTGKEVVAELFEDYIKGLPFVKMNCGSIAANLVESELFGYVKGAFTGALTNKVGLLEAASGGWLFLDEVASLSDSAQMALLRAIENQEVTRIGDSASRKINVRFIAASNVSLWDMVQENKFRNDLWQRLCETEIYLKPLRERRSEIPDLILFFCKTMRGGPYSIEETALNVLCQLPWIEGNVRELRNCLRAMTEHQVNKILTPLGIPERILMKNNDNYYFLNKRENSGFIKLFYKDNAGEYYKYEELEEQLFEKIFKQYNSESKKSISEFSKTFGLARSTVQIKIKKIKKD
- a CDS encoding carbonic anhydrase, coding for MPLRSILSFLSLASLLIAGNSFAAEGHHWRYIGQGGPAEWGKLSPDNKACSMGKRQSPIDINDGNKKENKSLPQLMFSYIAAPLKILNNGHTIQMNYPQGSKVTIGPSTYDLLQFHFHTPSEHAFNGKRTELEVHFVNKGTDGSLAVVGILMKKGKKNSELESLFNKMPSQAGKEDAIENSTINPNALLPKDKDYYTYQGSLTTPPCSEIVTWYVIKDKIEVSEEQIKKFQKLFPMNARPLQSISSRIVEEKD
- a CDS encoding shikimate kinase — its product is MTKYWAKRFRNIILTGMPATGKTTFGKLYAQHSERFFLDFDAFIESTTKKTIPQIFSQEGEEGFRNLEEKILLKLERRHNFVIAFGGGTLLKPESIAFARKLGLIVMLDLDLTEIAKRIFVQKETRPMFSHCQSLEEVQKMVNDLYIKRRDAYEQSDVVINATYNTFDCLKMHLAMIEKRAGNREYMQDVYNIMNKKNKYQSKWSEKEEEYSEEQLSP